The Oncorhynchus tshawytscha isolate Ot180627B linkage group LG05, Otsh_v2.0, whole genome shotgun sequence genome includes a window with the following:
- the LOC112250402 gene encoding inactive serine protease 35, which yields MTPIPLCLLLLCALPLCVLAWGGHGDGVDEEYGWSMQRVPLILDRHTVHLRSPTFGGKVEGAGEDEEGGCGIKCQSARPPPDWATLESMLGYETVYENGTRTHSNVTLQGLNDTTSHTPLHTPSHTRRKRQVYGEDGRFVISDSHFTTSYPFSTAVRLSTGCSGVQVSEKHILTAAHCVHDGKDYLQGVRRLKVGVLQVKSKRGRRGGRRGGRRGGEEGQGEEVVGEEEKGNGIDGEEPRQEERRRGGRRGGGEGQGEEVVGGEEKGNGIDGKEPRQEERRRGGRRGGGEGQGEEVVGGEEKGNGIDGEEPRQEQRRRGRRRRKGEREKQNRVDETGAEGGEGGNMEKERGQGGGRQRKKGSRISRVQRSTEPKTQPSFHWTRVKQTHIPKGWIHTGDRTNAISHNYDYALLELKQPIKQKHMKLGVVAPTKPFPLGRIHFSGFDNEPEGGQKDEGGEKVVYRFCSVTEESDDLLYQHCDAQQGASGAGVYIRLRQEVVGSNKGKWQRKVIGVFSGHRRVDGDGGEQRDYNVAVRITPPKYAQICHWIHGDPSMCREA from the coding sequence ATGACTCCCATTCCCCTGTGTCTGCTGCTGCTCTGTGCCCTGCCCCTGTGTGTTCTTGCCTGGGGGGGCCacggtgatggtgttgatgaagAGTATGGCTGGTCCATGCAGAGGGTCCCATTAATTCTAGACAGGCACACAGTGCATCTGCGGAGCCCCACGTTTGGTGGGAAGGTTGAGGGGgcaggtgaggatgaggagggggggTGTGGGATAAAGTGTCAGAGTGCCCGCCCCCCTCCCGACTGGGCCACACTGGAGAGCATGCTGGGATACGAGACGGTGTACGAGAacggcacgcgcacacacagcaaCGTCACGCTGCAGGGCCTGAATGACACAACCTCACACACGCCCTTACACACCCCCTCACACACTCGCAGGAAACGTCAGGTGTATGGCGAGGACGGGCGCTTTGTCATCTCGGACAGCCACTTCACCACCAGCTACCCGTTCTCCACGGCGGTCCGCCTGTCCACGGGCTGCTCCGGGGTCCAAGTGTCTGAAAAACACATACTGACGGCGGCCCACTGCGTCCACGATGGGAAGGACTACCTGCAGGGGGTCCGCAGGCTGAAAGTGGGGGTCCTACAGGTCAAATCTAAACGAGgtaggaggggtgggaggagaggggggaggagaggaggagaagaggggcaaggagaggaagtggtaggagaagaggagaaagggaatGGGATAGATGGAGAAGAAccgagacaggaggagagacggagaggagggaggagaggaggaggagaggggcaaggagaggaagtggtaggaggagaggagaaagggaatggGATAGATGGAAAAGAAccgagacaggaggagagacggagaggagggaggagaggaggaggagaggggcaaggagaggaagtggtaggaggagaagagaaagggaaTGGGATAGATGGAGAAGAACCGAGACAGGAGCAGAgacggagaggaaggagaaggaggaagggagaaagggagaaacagaacagggTTGATGAGACTGGAGCAGAGGGAGGTGAAGGAGGGaacatggagaaggagaggggacaaGGAGGGGGTAGGCAGAGAAAGAAAGGCAGCAGAATCAGCCGTGTACAACGCAGCACCGAACCCAAAACTCAGCCCTCCTTCCACTGGACACGCGTAAAACAAACCCACATCCCCAAAGGTTGGATACACACAGGAGATAGAACCAACGCCATATCCCACAACTACGACTACGCCCTCCTGGAGCTCAAACAGCCAATTAAACAGAAGCACATGAAACTGGGTGTAGTGGCCCCTACAAAGCCCTTCCCCTTAGGTCGCATCCACTTCTCAGGGTTCGACAACGAGCCAGAGGGAGGACAAAAGGACGAAGGGGGGGAAAAGGTGGTCTATCGCTTCTGTTCAGTGACGGAGGAGTCAGACGACCTGTTGTATCAGCATTGTGATGCCCAGCAGGGGGCGTCAGGCGCTGGTGTATACATCCGCCTCAGACAGGAAGTGGTGGGGTCCAATAAGGGGAAGTGGCAGCGGAAGGTTATCGGGGTGTTCTCAGGGCACCGCCGGGTGGACGGGGACGGGGGTGAACAGAGGGACTATAATGTGGCGGTGAGGATCACTCCGCCTAAATACGCTCAGATCTGCCACTGGATCCATGGGGATCCCAGCATGTGTAGGGAGGCCTGA